In Phaeodactylum tricornutum CCAP 1055/1 chromosome 10, whole genome shotgun sequence, a single genomic region encodes these proteins:
- a CDS encoding predicted protein: MSRLQTRHDPLSSTTILQVSPGVQSDLSPSPKRRKRRLPVRPTDSSDRENASLDRVSPVVPGDVVVVVVVVSGALARSVPWVILTLGSSAGATRTASFVWGKVYRGGADTASEDFETEQSHHAEEEVEDVSNEDEGSVEEEEDVGPVVEVATEASEEPETSGAEPGSSETTDVFQDASVGTEDITLVEDDSAAHVDRMEYADDEGSEETTTLDETADPETEDPEPTPAAAVEVAISPLTDETAPSVGKNDSVVTDETKAALSKLQYRQREIQGLRPEIAEHLVENQLTRPPEGIPDGWYREEASPRQRQRQQRSSSAIERQMPRLTRARIQRMVPVAAGVLVIGVGVQTGSLALVAAKVGALLASGGPSSPTATTQSWETVPPSHHTEAESEEGTMEDHKDKMATAVTDAPPSAVPTNAHTHSTGDIHPHSIRPGSRTANDTLDVTWLDKAITAVERRIKAFLRMEI; this comes from the exons ATGTCCCGCCTCCAAACACGACACGATCCTCTCTCCTCCACAACGATACTACAGGTGTCTCCTGGTGTCCAATCCGACCTCTCGCCTTCCCCAAAAAGA CGCAAGCGACGTTTACCCGTCCGACCTACGGACAGCTCGGACAGGGAGAATGCGTCGCTGGATCGTGTCTCCCCTGTTGTTCCtggcgacgtcgtcgtcgtcgtcgtcgtggtgaGTGGGGCGCTCGCACGGAGTGTTCCCTGGGTTATCTTGACGTTGGGATCGAGCGCGGGCGCGACACGGACCGCATCGTTCGTGTGGGGGAAGGTTTACCGCGGTGGTGCGGATACGGCGTCCGAAGATTTCGAGACGGAACAAAGTCATCACGCGgaggaagaagtcgaagacgtctcgaacgaagacgaaggtTCGgtcgaagaggaggaagacgtAGGCCCCGTCGTTGAGGTCGCGACGGAAGCCTCCGAGGAACCAGAAACGAGCGGGGCCGAACCCGGTTCGTCCGAGACGACGGATGTCTTTCAGGATGCCAGCGTCGGGACGGAGGATATCACCCTCGTCGAAGACGATAGTGCCGCGCACGTGGATCGGATGGAGTACGCCGACGATGAAGGCAGTGAAGAAACAACGACTCTCGACGAGACTGCGGATCCCGAGACTGAGGATCCCGAACCCACACCCGCTGCGGCAGTCGAGGTTGCAATCTCACCCCTTACGGACGAAACCGCCCCGTCGGTCGGCAAAAACGACTCGGTAGTGACCGATGAGACCAAGGCCGCCCTGAGCAAACTTCAGTACCGGCAACGAGAAATTCAAGGCTTGCGGCCAGAGATTGCCGAACATCTCGTGGAAAACCAATTAACGCGACCTCCCGAAGGGATTCCTGACGGTTGGTACCGGGAGGAAGCCTCACCTcgacagcgacagcgacagcAACGCTCATCTAGTGCTATTGAGCGACAAATGCCCCGCCTGACTCGGGCACGAATACAACGGATGGTTCCCGTAGCCGCCGGTGTGCTGGTGATTGGTGTAGGGGTACAAACTGGATCGTTGGCACTTGTGGCGGCGAAAGTCGGTGCATTGCTGGCCTCGGGTGGCCCGAGCTCCCCAACGGCAACCACGCAATCATGGGAAACCGTCCCACCTTCCCACCATACGGAAGCTGAATCCGAGGAAGGTACCATGGAAGACCATAAAGACAAAATGGCGACTGCCGTAACGGATGCACCTCCGTCGGCAGTACCTACCAATGCACACACGCACAGTACGGGTGACATCCATCCGCACAGTATTCGGCCCGGATCCCGTACCGCCAACGATACTTTGGACGTTACTTGGTTGGACAAGGCTATTACGGCGGTGGAGCGAAGGatcaaggcctttttgcGTATGGAAATCTGA
- a CDS encoding predicted protein: MEASRLTMSMEERCSARRIAEKQALLPPFSPDYDSGCNIGGANNSSDETPSLMVKIVSASYGPCEGKRLLTGELSNDTATGIPFTRDVTPFLRALLLAQQHPKDSGPGSNFDFANGTIRLDALRNGMKRSNVRVLLGDADTTTGSTSDPHNGEQSLENGNTRTQSMNAVFGDPCPGVSKRLHVHYCVAEASANKSARLASTEWHDESFAEHEAVVLKRRISCEMVDSHFRYAAVRTLAKEQHQKQLLSPLLELTSKDNELDDQTTLLQARRMGRAQSMTEFAEDLLSSYIQFASTMSSNESEKATGASEASNGVVLDKCWSTSSRVTSLPPNLKVRPKPRQWRLRSAVSEIVLPIVMPFLEVRERVHCQRVCHGWRCTIREWGVATTIDNNDSAFPYFTRTLLKGLLTNSYSSLECLFLSGFADLEPDDLHRAIPFLRKLRSIDISWCVRLNNETMSSLATFAHDTLRVLYMKGVRKVDDSGISQICRQCHKLQVLDVSNLPLTDVSGLAIGRHLKELRALYMRDNYKLTNASLDAITQHCTRLEQLTLWGLNRIKHLRLPELWTLENSPTIPLLYDGVNSGSPDGSRLVMLNLWGCHSLRDDAADALVGMHRLRSLIVSECHRLTDTFVFSIVRFVPELQHLYLRYCKKLTDASIQAITHGVPNLYSLDLSFCTKLSSGAIYAMLKARGSTLAELRLQSCRLLNIAHHPDLPVPEEGNNNLAGRQILNALRYHGEGSSLSVLDVRGCAGQPDIATPYHQTDPFVLGMERLEFRQAVPGFFRRPARWNRNIESRLVQQVQALDRTIASISQSDESK, from the exons ATGGAGGCTTCGCGACTGACAATGTCGATGGAAGAAAGGTGTTCGGCACGACGCATCGCGGAAAAGCAAGCTTTATTGCCCCCCTTTAGTCCTGATTATGACAGTGGTTGCAATATTGGCGGCGCGAATAATAGTAGTGATGAGACTCCGTCTTTGATGGTCAAGATTGTCTCGGCTTCGTACGGTCCTTGTGAAGGAAAGCGCTTGCTGACGGGCGAACTCAGCAACGACACGGCAACGGGTATTCCATTTACCCGCGATGTGACACCCTTTTTACGAGCCCTGCTGCTCGCCCAACAACATCCAAAGGACTCAGGTCCCGGCAGCAATTTTGATTTTGCAAATGGTACCATTCGCTTGGATGCGCTGAGAAACGGGATGAAACGATCCAACGTCCGAGTACTTTTGGGAGATGCCGATACTACTACTGGCAGCACCTCCGATCCGCATAATGGAGAACAATCATTAGAGAATGGGAACACGAGGACACAGTCCATGAATGCTGTTTTTGGCGACCCTTGTCCGGGTGTTTCCAAACGATTGCACGTTCATTACTGTGTTGCCGAGGCATCGGCTAACAAGTCAGCGAGGTTGGCGTCGACCGAATGGCATGATGAAAGTTTTGCCGAACATGAAGCGGTCGTGCTGAAACGCCGAATTTCTTGTGAGATGGTTGACTCGCACTTCCGATACGCTGCTGTGCGGACCTTGGCTAAAGAGCAGCACCAAAAGCAATTGTTGTCGCCGCTTTTAGAGCTTACGAGCAAAGACAATGAGCTTGATGACCAAACAACACTTTTGCAGGCTCGACGAATGGGTCGAGCCCAATCCATGACGGAGTTTGCCGAAGACCTTCTGAGCTCGTATATACAATTTGCATCGACAATGAGCTCGAATGAAAGTGAGAAGGCTACCGGAGCATCCGAAGCTTCTAACGGAGTCGTACTTGACAAATGCTGGTCTACGTCGTCGCGAGTGACCTCTCTTCCTCCAAATTTAAAGGTTCGGCCAAAGCCGCGACAATGGCGACTACGGTCAGCCGTTTCCGAAATTGTCCTACCCATTGTGATGCCTTTTTTGGAAGTACGGGAACGTGTCCATTGTCAACGAGTCTGCCATGGTTGGCGTTGCACGATTCGCGAATGGGGTGTCGCCACAACAATTGATAACAACGACTCTGCATTTCCCTACTTTACCCGCACGCTCCTCAAGGGACTATTAACAAATTCATATTCATCACTTGAATGTCTCTTTTTGAGTGGCTTTGCGGATCTGGAACCCGACGATTTGCACCGAGCCATTCCTTTCCTACGCAAATTGAGGTCAATAGATATATCCTGGTGTGTCCGTCTAaacaacgaaacaatgaGCTCATTGGCGACATTCGCACACGATACATTACGAGTGCTGTACATGAAAGGTGTGCGAAAAGTAGATGATTCTGGAATTAGTCAGATTTGTCGGCAATGCCACAAACTTCAAGTTTTGGACGTTTCGAATTTGCCTTTGACGGATGTTTCCGGGTTGGCAATCGGGCGGCACTTGAAGGAACTGAGGGCGTTGTACATGAGGGACAATTACAAATTGACGAATGCTAGTCTAGATGCTATAACCCAGCATTGCACGCGGCTAGAGCAATTGACGCTATGGGGATTGAACCGAATCAAGCACTTGAGGCTGCCCGAATTGTGGACGTTAGAAAATAGTCCGACGATTCCGCTACTGTATGACGGTGTTAACAGCGGATCCCCTGATGGAAGTCGACTTGTCATGCTCAATCTGTGGGGATGTCACAGCTTGCGCGACGATGCCGCAGATGCCTTAGTTGGCATGCATCGCTTGCGGTCGCTGATTGTAAGCGAATGTCACCGCTTGACTGACACTTTTGTG TTTTCGATTGTCCGATTTGTTCCCGAATTGCAGCATTTGTATTTGAGGTATTGTAAAAAGCTGACTGACGCGAGCATTCAAGCAATTACCCACGGCGTGCCAAATTTGTATTCCTTAGATCTTAGCTTTTGCACAAAACTCTCATCCGGAGCCATATATGCCATGCTCAAAGCTCGAGGCAGCACACTGGCTGAGCTCCGGCTTCAATCCTGCCGTCTACTGAACATTGCTCACCATCCTGATCTTCCTGTCCCGGAAGAGGGCAACAACAACCTAGCAGGTAGACAAATTCTAAATGCTTTGCGATATCACGGTGAGGGGTCTTCTTTGTCGGTTTTGGATGTAAGGGGCTGCGCTGGGCAGCCCGACATCGCCACACCCTATCATCAAACTGATCCTTTTGTCTTAGGGATGGAGCGTCTTGAGTTTCGCCAGGCTGTGCCTGGTTTTTTCCGCCGGCCAGCGCGCTGGAATCGTAACATTGAGAGTCGCTTGGTTCAACAAGTTCAAGCATTGGATCGGACAATTGCTTCAATTTCCCAAAGTGATGAAAGCAAATAA
- a CDS encoding predicted protein, translating into MATQDNSMSDSSFPSQELLVSVEAVAMNGVVACIQSVVKEIREIPEFQPQTLSLASRKNGSATGTKDDRTRSIRVYTRLRDAGIVKRVDEIKQQLDEILTNQPERGCDVFENAANNVGIDDERSLLLHMILIPLIGDLGRCYAVLDQAPPPSTAPQTSALLNRSKRSPSVQSPPPPIGMLSVQHYTDVAACLELLICSSILPKLEPHVLWKAAERAHYTLPKSIAGRVPLPALTWASLQTQKHHDYWEANAAYELVCTASALGSVLLLDRFRPMLLPRHVADIYAALLQGEALLARVPLMEECRPTVTRLQILSRRVGLDAASVSSCVVDSHSQARALQKLLLQGTRAPSWLRLRVGKLLNDLACRDLPSIVDVFVQAAPKERTAASTRLAQVLVPKTIQPKTYYQAILKQMFVLLDRVGVTTESKVVSIESLQLGGLSRQDSCSLDLVRAVLDRLPFCFLEEQFLPELVKLFTGQQERGVHVAVRRLGVLTCQFSPSFDPSRISHLMLYRIDGCEKDLSIGTPLNLLGLLTRVAVMPSVLHLAVKDDSLWTLRATLHAISRSAFGTDGDSIDSVDVSAVAVLYALAPSSSDMEGYAFRSVSGEGEANVYDSVSYRKCAGSNIDDKYTLEQAVGDIEKRAVFVVEKLLLPLCSPKEDLTSLTQEMLPSRMFQLTLTLYFKTFESTQEAEKTASLCNVLFRQDLFRLVSLVLLPLLCDQCPPATLLLSASASQGVFDLMKLVFRLADEIGNDQIASHSSPKHNSLKSAEMDDAVLQFLPCASFFCKVLHLKPPIIITYERAFGSSNDEVLLSVTSVLLSLLVGVLELGAEKRSSSDESVLRSLVPLLKSLASEKRTSAATSSAYSEISEVASHAMALIACRREGRQKPSSSTPISFAAKIIEIQEEITSFEPPIRARGVVLLRHLAASLLRDDILGSQRNSKVISSDDESEDKLERILVILFFALKDQESYVFLAAIQTLVAIADERPTHFLPLLCRGVSLGAVQLAREEVLLSSEQRIKVAEALLFVIRRRAGIYEHLSSLLGMLALGSVEKLSHDLDTPSQALQIAEETHAYFLNIESRHAKEEELSAYDAPDDVDVRLRTGGPLFASEEADAVIASIMNVVTEAVVIAHPSLSAHFCSVLISCAVEKLRLGSARPLRRAGALLARELYGSLIREQDEFLNSITNDKESCCPMSVAMVSAGEESLYATLVRCVNYYDLKDSQLSRTYDPTTAIRCQEALQLREQGEAGGILPAGRLVAASKSEDEKNPIVRLFAQENRDSLIEKIGLPRVSVSQL; encoded by the coding sequence ATGGCAACTCAAGACAATAGCATGTCCGACTCAAGTTTTCCGTCGCAGGAATTACTGGTTAGCGTGGAGGCAGTCGCCATGAATGGTGTTGTGGCCTGCATACAAAGTGTTGTGAAAGAGATTCGAGAGATTCCGGAATTTCAGCCCCAAACGCTGTCGTTAGCCAGTCGGAAGAACGGGAGCGCGACTGGGACCAAGGATGATAGGACGAGAAGCATACGCGTGTACACTCGTTTACGTGATGCCGGCATCGTGAAGCGCGTCGACGAAATCAAGCAACAGCTTGATGAGATCCTCACCAATCAGCCAGAAAGAGGGTGTGACGTTTTTGAAAACGCAGCAAATAATGTTGGAATCGACGACGAGCGATCGCTGCTTTTGCACATGATACTCATCCCTTTGATAGGAGACCTCGGACGATGCTACGCTGTTTTGGACCAAGCGCCACCCCCTTCGACTGCCCCGCAAACATCAGCTTTGCTCAATCGGTCTAAACGATCTCCATCCGTACAAAGCCCGCCGCCACCGATTGGTATGCTTTCTGTTCAACACTACACAGACGTCGCCGCATGTTTGGAACTGCTCATTTGCAGCAGTATTTTACCAAAATTGGAACCACACGTACTGTGGAAAGCGGCTGAGCGTGCGCACTATACCCTGCCGAAGTCTATAGCTGGACGTGTACCACTCCCAGCGCTAACGTGGGCGTCACTGCAAACACAAAAACACCATGACTATTGGGAGGCAAACGCTGCCTATGAGTTGGTGTGTACGGCAAGTGCGCTGGGTTCCGTTCTCTTGTTGGATCGGTTTCGACCAATGCTGTTGCCGCGACACGTGGCAGATATTTATGCTGCTCTGCTGCAAGGGGAGGCGTTGCTGGCTCGGGTACCGTTGATGGAGGAGTGCAGACCTACTGTGACAAGACTGCAAATTTTATCGAGGCGCGTCGGCTTGGATGCAGCCTCGGTGTCTTCATGCGTGGTGGATTCTCATTCGCAAGCCCGTGCcttgcaaaagcttttgctGCAGGGAACGCGTGCCCCGAGCTGGCTGCGCTTGCGGGTAGGAAAGTTGCTGAACGATTTGGCTTGCCGAGACTTGCCTTCAATCGTTGATGTTTTCGTACAGGCCGCTCCCAAGGAGCGGACAGCCGCCAGTACACGGCTTGCGCAGGTACTCGTTCCAAAAACGATTCAGCCGAAAACGTACTACCAGGCAATCCTGAAGCAGATGTTTGTATTGCTGGATCGGGTTGGCGTGACGACAGAAAGCAAGGTGGTATCGATAGAGTCACTGCAACTAGGCGGTCTGAGTCGGCAAGATAGCTGCTCCCTTGATCTAGTCCGCGCGGTCCTTGATCGGCTACCTTTTTGTTTCCTCGAGGAGCAATTTTTGCCAGAGTTGGTGAAGTTATTCACGGGACAACAGGAGCGAGGTGTACACGTGGCCGTCCGGAGACTGGGTGTCCTGACTTGTCAATTTTCACCTTCTTTCGATCCTTCGCGAATATCTCATTTGATGCTTTACCGAATCGACGGGTGCGAGAAGGACTTATCAATTGGGACTCCTCTCAATTTGCTTGGCCTGCTGACAAGAGTCGCTGTGATGCCGTCAGTATTGCATCTCGCAGTAAAGGACGATTCCCTCTGGACACTCCGTGCTACCTTACACGCAATATCTCGCTCAGCGTTTGGAACCGACGGTGATTCAATTGACAGTGTCGATGTCTCCGCAGTCGCAGTACTGTACGCCCTTGCTCCTTCCAGTTCTGATATGGAAGGATATGCATTTCGTAGTGTTTCCGGAGAAGGCGAAGCCAATGTTTATGATTCAGTCTCCTACAGGAAATGTGCTGGTTCAAATATAGATGACAAGTACACGCTGGAACAAGCTGTCGGAGATATTGAAAAACGAGCAGTGTTTGTGGTAGAGAAGCTGCTGTTGCCTCTGTGCTCACCCAAGGAAGACCTAACAAGCCTAACTCAAGAAATGTTGCCGTCACGAATGTTTCAACTGACTCTGACCCTTTACTTCAAGACGTTCGAATCAACCCAGGAAGCCGAGAAGACAGCCAGTCTTTGCAACGTTCTTTTTCGCCAAGACCTCTTTCGACTTGTCTCGCTAGTCTTGCTTCCTCTTTTGTGTGATCAGTGTCCTCCTGCAACTTTGTTGCTCTCCGCTTCGGCAAGCCAGGGTGTGTTCGACTTGATGAAGCTCGTGTTTAGGCTTGCTGACGAAATTGGGAATGATCAAATAGCGAGCCACAGTTCCCCAAAACATAACTCATTGAAGAGTGCCGAGATGGATGACGCTGTCCTGCAATTTTTGCCATGTGCCAGCTTCTTCTGCAAAGTCTTACATCTTAAACCGCCAATAATAATCACCTATGAGAGGGCATTTGGCTCGAGCAATGACGAAGTGCTTCTTTCTGTGACATCGGTCCTTTTAAGTCTTCTGGTTGGGGTTCTTGAGCTCGGAGCTGAAAAACGCTCATCATCTGACGAGAGTGTCTTGCGCTCTCTGGTTCCTTTGCTGAAAAGTTTAGCTTCTGAAAAGAGAACGTCGGCAGCAACGTCTTCGGCTTATTCAGAGATATCAGAAGTAGCAAGTCACGCTATGGCATTGATTGCTTGCAGAAGGGAGGGACGACAAAAGCCATCCAGCTCTACTCCAATATCATTCGCGGCAAAAATTATTGAAATCCAAGAGGAGATTACCTCCTTTGAGCCACCGATCCGAGCGCGTGGCGTCGTCTTGTTACGGCATTTGGCCGCAAGTTTGTTGAGAGACGATATTCTTGGTAGCCAGAGAAACTCAAAAGTCATTTCGTCTGATGATGAAAGTGAGGATAAGTTGGAACGAATTCTAGTAATCTTGTTCTTTGCATTGAAAGATCAGGAGTCCTACGTTTTCCTGGCGGCTATTCAAACTCTGGTTGCGATAGCCGATGAGCGACCAACGCATTTTCTTCCGTTACTATGTAGAGGAGTCTCACTAGGAGCTGTGCAATTGGCTCGAGAGGAAGTGCTTCTTTCTTCGGAGCAGAGAATCAAAGTTGCTGAAGCTTTGCTTTTCGTTATCCGACGGAGAGCAGGAATATACGAACATTTGTCAAGCCTGCTTGGTATGCTTGCGTTAGGGTCAGTCGAAAAGTTATCTCATGACTTAGACACCCCGTCGCAAGCATTGCAGATTGCTGAAGAGACTCATGCCTACTTCCTGAATATAGAATCGAGACATGCAAAAGAAGAGGAGTTATCTGCTTACGATGCCCCGGACGACGTGGATGTTCGACTGAGAACGGGAGGACCCCTTTTTGCCTCAGAGGAGGCAGACGCTGTTATTGCATCCATCATGAACGTTGTCACTGAGGCTGTGGTAATAGCGCATCCCTCGCTAAGTGCACATTTCTGCTCTGTTCTAATTTCTTGTGCAGTCGAAAAGCTACGCTTAGGAAGCGCTCGTCCTCTTCGACGTGCCGGGGCCCTTCTAGCTAGAGAGTTGTACGGTTCTCTAATTCGTGAGCAAGACGAATTTCTGAATTCCATTACAAATGATAAGGAAAGTTGCTGTCCAATGTCCGTGGCAATGGTATCGGCCGGAGAGGAAAGTCTCTATGCAACACTGGTTCGCTGCGTCAATTATTACGATCTCAAGGATTCGCAGCTGAGCAGAACATATGACCCGACGACGGCGATTAGGTGCCAAGAAGCTTTACAATTGAGGGAACAAGGAGAGGCGGGGGGGATCCTTCCGGCCGGCCGTCTTGTGGCAGCCTCAAAAAGTGAAGACGAGAAAAACCCGATTGTACGTCTATTTGCTCAGGAAAACCGAGACAGTCTGATCGAGAAAATTGGGCTCCCACGTGTTTCTGTATCACAACTGTAG
- a CDS encoding predicted protein, which yields SKKRVVVIGNGMVGQKVMENLLKIGAAADGNEKQLQLSTFCEEPRAAYNRVKLTSYFETRDPSALSMTSEFDKEGKTVWYDENGVELLLKDKAVSIDTEAQTVTGQSGKVLSYDACVLATGSFPFVPPIPGKQRPGVFVYRTIEDLENMLQYAQDNNVKSAAVIGGGLLGLEAAKAAKDMGLESHIIEFADILMCRQIDQGGHNALVGVIEDMGLKVHCGARTESFVGQDGSTDMESMSPVSALRFSNEDWEDLPVQMVIVSAGIKPRDELARDAGIAVGERGGVVVDDQMRTSAKGVYAVGEIALYNNFIYGLIAPGYTMADVAAKCLADDFGIGKALDPENLPAFTGADMSTKLKLLGCDVASFGVNQPRSDDKDVSEMVWNDPVSRVYRKLILNKAGTKLRGGILVGDAADYDKLHKLAVKSEEELTENPAMLLPPISARGGVAEENEGVSDDPTAQICSCNDVTRGDIASTIVELGVEGATLSAVKKCSNAGTGCGGCEPQVKDILKQELAKLGGTLSNHLCEHFSYSRPELMALVRTDTDPSSVDSFEKVLHKHGHGDGCEVCKPTVGSILASLNNGIIIDDGRDALQDTNDRAMANMQRGGSYSVVPRVPAGELLPDQLIALGVVAKKYDLYTKVTGAQRVDLFGAAKHQLPDIWEELGQAGFESGHAYGKALRTVKSCVGSTWCRYGVQDAVSFAVEIENRYKGIRSPHKLKSGVSGCVRECAEAQSKDFGLIATENGYNLYLGGNGGTNPVHAELFATDIDEKTVIKYLDRYLMYYILTADRLERTAVWQKKLPSGKDGSGPIGHLHEVIIEDSLGICDELDTRMEHLVDTYHDEWAEVVKDPARRAKFKQFVNTDETLSKDSMIEFIDMRGQKRPA from the coding sequence TCTAAGAAACGAGTAGTGGTAATCGGCAATGGAATGGTGGGTCAGAAAGTCATGGAGAATCTACTCAAGATTGGTGCTGCTGCCGACGGCAACGAAAAGCAGCTGCAGCTCTCAACCTTTTGCGAAGAACCTCGAGCGGCCTATAACCGCGTGAAGCTCACTTCGTACTTTGAGACACGCGACCCTTCCGCGCTATCCATGACGAGCGAGTTCGACAAAGAAGGCAAGACCGTCTGGTACGACGAAAATGGCGTCGAGCTCTTGCTCAAAGACAAGGCTGTTTCGATTGATACGGAAGCCCAGACCGTCACGGGACAATCCGGGAAAGTTCTCTCCTACGATGCTTGCGTGCTAGCGACTGGATCGTTTCCCTTCGTGCCGCCCATTCCCGGTAAGCAACGTCCCGGAGTCTTCGTCTACCGTACAATTGAAGACCTCGAGAATATGTTACAGTACGCCCAAGACAACAACGTCAAGTCGGCCGCGGTGATCGGTGGTGGCCTCCTGGGCCTCGAAGCCGCTAAAGCCGCGAAGGATATGGGCCTCGAATCCCATATTATTGAGTTCGCCGATATTCTCATGTGTCGACAAATCGATCAGGGTGGCCACAACGCCCTCGTCGGAGTCATTGAAGACATGGGTCTCAAGGTGCATTGCGGCGCACGTACCGAATCCTTTGTCGGCCAGGACGGTTCCACCGACATGGAATCCATGTCCCCCGTCTCGGCCTTGCGATTCAGCAACGAGGACTGGGAGGATCTTCCTGTGCAAATGGTTATTGTCAGCGCTGGCATTAAGCCGCGTGACGAACTCGCGCGGGACGCCGGCATCGCCGTTGGGGAACGCGGTGGTGTCGTAGTCGATGATCAAATGCGCACGTCGGCCAAAGGGGTGTACGCAGTAGGGGAGATCGCCCTCTACAATAACTTCATCTACGGATTGATCGCACCGGGATACACCATGGCGGATGTGGCGGCCAAGTGTCTAGCTGACGATTTTGGGATCGGCAAAGCTCTAGATCCCGAGAACCTTCCTGCCTTTACCGGCGCCGACATGTCTACCAAACTCAAGTTGCTTGGATGTGATGTCGCCTCGTTTGGTGTTAATCAACCTCGATCCGACGACAAGGATGTTTCCGAAATGGTCTGGAATGACCCAGTCAGCCGAGTTTACCGTAAACTTATTTTGAACAAAGCGGGCACCAAGCTTCGTGGTGGAATCTTGGTCGGAGACGCTGCCGACTACGATAAACTACACAAACTTGCTGTCAAGAGCGAAGAAGAGCTCACGGAAAATCCGGCCATGCTCTTGCCTCCGATCTCGGCCCGTGGTGGGGTGGCGGAAGAAAACGAGGGTGTTTCGGACGACCCAACGGCTCAGATTTGTTCTTGCAATGATGTCACGCGGGGTGACATTGCCTCAACGATCGTGGAGCTTGGGGTGGAAGGCGCTACACTGTCGGCCGTCAAGAAGTGCAGCAATGCAGGCACTGGTTGTGGTGGATGTGAACCCCAAGTTAAAGATATTCTCAAGCAGGAACTCGCGAAGTTAGGTGGCACTTTGTCCAATCATCTCTGCGAACATTTTTCCTATTCTAGGCCGGAACTCATGGCCTTGGTGCGTACCGACACGGACCCCTCCAGCGTGGACTCCTTCGAAAAAGTTTTGCACAAACATGGCCATGGAGATGGCTGCGAAGTTTGCAAGCCGACAGTGGGTTCCATTCTTGCCTCGCTTAACAACGGCATCATCATAGACGACGGACGTGATGCTTTGCAAGATACGAATGATCGTGCTATGGCGAACATGCAGCGTGGTGGATCTTATTCTGTTGTACCTCGGGTGCCGGCCGGTGAGTTGTTGCCTGATCAGCTAATCGCATTGGGAGTCGTTGCAAAGAAGTACGATCTCTATACGAAGGTGACCGGTGCTCAGCGAGTCGATCTGTTCGGCGCCGCCAAACACCAGCTACCTGATATTTGGGAAGAGTTGGGGCAGGCTGGTTTCGAATCTGGGCACGCATACGGAAAAGCTCTCCGTACCGTGAAATCTTGCGTCGGATCAACGTGGTGTCGTTACGGTGTACAAGATGCAGTCTCGTTCGCGGTTGAGATCGAAAACCGGTACAAAGGAATTCGATCCCCTCATAAATTGAAAAGTGGCGTTTCTGGGTGTGTGCGGGAATGTGCTGAAGCCCAAAGCAAAGATTTCGGCCTCATCGCTACCGAGAACGGGTACAACCTGTACCTCGGTGGTAACGGCGGGACGAATCCCGTCCACGCCGAGCTCTTCGCCACGGATATTGACGAAAAGACTGTCATCAAGTACCTCGACCGATACCTCATGTACTACATATTGACAGCCGATCGCTTGGAGCGCACAGCTGTTTGGCAGAAAAAGCTTCCTTCAGGTAAAGATGGAAGTGGGCCGATCGGGCATCTGCATGAAGTCATCATCGAAGACTCTCTCGGCATCTGTGACGAACTCGACACTCGTATGGAGCATTTGGTTGACACATATCACGATGAATGGGCAGAAGTTGTAAAAGATCCAGCGCGTCGTGCTAAGTTCAAGCAATTTGTGAATACTGACGAAACATTATCCAAGGATTCGATGATCGAGTTCATTGATATGCGAGGACAAAAACGCCCCGCT